The following proteins come from a genomic window of Paenibacillus spongiae:
- the ligA gene encoding NAD-dependent DNA ligase LigA yields MSTTMEPGREAEPQKLARMNELADLIEQYNHNYYTLDRPTISDKEYDALYDELVLLEQETGTVLPDSPTLRVGGDILKGFEPHRHRSRLWSLDKAQDAEDLLAWNARVIKAINDYNAKNPDEVPLPEPSYVIEQKFDGLTLNLTYEDGRLVQAATRGNGVVGEGILAQVKTIKSIPLKIPFDDGIIEVQGEGIMHLSVLEAYNRTAAEPLKNARNAAAGALRNQNPRITAERKLSAYFYNIGFADGVSFETHQAMLEFLRDNRFKVNPYATYWSTIEEVQAELERITEVRGSLDYLIDGAVIKLTDMRTREVLGYTDKFPRWAVAFKFEAEETTTVLESVSWEVGRTGKITPVARVEAVELAGVTVQNCTLNNIGDIERKNLKHALGARVFIRRSNDVIPEILGRADDEEGAEIIYPEICPSCGTALEQRGAHLFCNNKLGCRPQTIARITHFSSRDAMDIESFSIMTAEQLFDECGVRDPADLYALTYDNLIGLDRFGDKKARKLIEAIDKSKERELAAFLFALGIPNTGKATTKMLADHFGSLAAIRAATVDDLIGLPDVGGIVAESIFMYFRDPISADSIDRMLALGVKAEAEQALEVRTDSVFSGKTVVLTGTLTAMTRDEAARKLEALGAKISGSVSKKTDYVIAGESAGSKLTKARDLGVTVIEDENELLRLLGE; encoded by the coding sequence ATGTCGACGACCATGGAACCTGGCAGGGAAGCAGAACCGCAGAAGCTCGCGCGTATGAATGAGCTGGCGGACTTAATCGAGCAGTACAACCATAATTATTACACGCTGGATCGGCCGACGATCAGCGACAAAGAGTATGATGCGCTCTACGACGAATTGGTTCTCTTGGAGCAGGAGACCGGCACCGTACTGCCGGACTCGCCTACGCTGCGGGTTGGCGGCGATATCTTGAAGGGCTTCGAGCCGCATCGCCACCGTTCCAGACTCTGGAGCCTCGATAAGGCGCAGGACGCAGAGGATCTGCTGGCGTGGAACGCGCGGGTTATTAAGGCGATTAACGATTACAATGCCAAGAACCCTGACGAGGTGCCTTTGCCAGAACCCAGCTATGTAATCGAACAGAAATTCGACGGTCTAACGCTGAACCTGACTTATGAAGACGGCCGTCTCGTGCAAGCGGCGACCCGCGGGAATGGTGTCGTTGGCGAGGGGATTCTGGCGCAGGTGAAGACGATCAAGTCCATCCCGCTTAAAATTCCGTTCGACGATGGCATCATCGAAGTTCAGGGGGAGGGGATCATGCATCTCTCCGTACTGGAAGCCTATAACCGCACGGCTGCAGAACCGCTCAAGAATGCCCGCAATGCGGCAGCGGGAGCGCTCCGCAATCAGAATCCGCGTATTACAGCGGAACGAAAGCTTAGTGCTTACTTCTATAATATCGGTTTTGCGGACGGAGTGAGCTTCGAAACGCATCAGGCGATGCTGGAATTTCTGCGTGACAACCGTTTTAAGGTAAATCCTTATGCTACCTATTGGAGTACGATCGAGGAAGTGCAGGCGGAGCTCGAACGAATTACAGAGGTCCGCGGATCGCTTGATTATTTGATAGACGGCGCCGTCATCAAACTGACGGACATGCGTACGCGGGAAGTATTGGGCTATACGGACAAATTCCCCCGGTGGGCGGTCGCCTTCAAATTCGAAGCGGAAGAAACGACTACGGTTCTGGAGTCGGTATCGTGGGAAGTAGGCCGAACAGGCAAGATTACGCCGGTCGCCCGTGTGGAAGCTGTCGAGCTTGCAGGCGTAACGGTTCAGAATTGCACACTCAACAACATTGGCGATATCGAGCGTAAGAACTTGAAGCATGCGCTCGGTGCACGTGTCTTTATCCGCCGCTCGAATGACGTTATTCCGGAAATTCTCGGCAGAGCGGATGACGAAGAGGGTGCGGAAATTATCTATCCGGAGATTTGCCCGTCGTGCGGGACCGCCTTGGAGCAGCGTGGAGCCCACTTGTTCTGCAACAATAAGCTGGGCTGCAGGCCGCAGACGATTGCACGCATTACGCACTTCTCTTCCAGAGATGCCATGGATATCGAATCCTTCAGCATCATGACGGCGGAGCAGCTGTTTGATGAATGCGGCGTGCGCGACCCTGCTGATCTGTACGCATTAACCTACGACAACCTCATTGGTCTAGATCGGTTCGGCGATAAGAAGGCACGCAAGCTTATTGAAGCCATCGATAAGTCCAAGGAGCGGGAATTGGCTGCATTCTTGTTTGCGCTTGGAATCCCTAATACGGGCAAAGCGACAACGAAGATGCTGGCCGATCACTTCGGAAGCCTTGCGGCGATCAGGGCAGCCACTGTGGATGACCTGATCGGCTTACCCGATGTCGGAGGAATTGTCGCGGAGAGCATCTTTATGTATTTCCGTGATCCAATTTCGGCGGACAGCATCGACCGGATGCTGGCATTAGGCGTGAAAGCCGAAGCGGAGCAAGCGCTGGAAGTTCGTACGGATAGCGTCTTCAGCGGCAAGACGGTCGTGCTGACGGGGACATTGACGGCGATGACCCGGGATGAGGCGGCCCGTAAACTGGAGGCGCTGGGAGCGAAAATCAGCGGAAGCGTCTCGAAGAAGACCGACTATGTCATCGCCGGGGAGAGTGCCGGAAGCAAGCTGACGAAGGCGCGCGACCTTGGCGTTACCGTCATCGAGGACGAGAACGAGCTGCTGCGTCTGCTTGGCGAATAA